In Chitinivorax tropicus, the following proteins share a genomic window:
- a CDS encoding Vps62-related protein: protein MDFTAKHTPLRMTTLAALMVLPSLGQAAKVDPNLSDVQLAKQLAPIMQFHPEEKHFPTSIEYFYKHSVLKDKNGNILRSYPQSPDQFAHLATNSDDYLDLDDNARNVSYSAQAPLYAHVVRYNKNGTDYREVQYTMLFAYNDCEMFRAFTYKWVWDSSTKTNFAWCNFGRHEGDWEHASVRINAKTGEVTDVYTNAHGKQSRHAPKDISWNGNRPKIYIAQNAHGTHPSSDIFSYATVIDSDWSWASSGVTPAGLRELKVVDVTDDGGISWDTQNVVQLLNDHPITNYTGRWGLLNMDNTNVKMPSRNIPHVNDDHMEAVGQAIMKYTKLLNDYKVGTGPRGSWTTGWWDGEDN from the coding sequence ATGGACTTCACAGCCAAGCACACCCCTCTTCGCATGACAACCCTGGCCGCCCTGATGGTATTGCCAAGCCTGGGCCAGGCCGCCAAGGTCGATCCGAATCTCAGCGATGTGCAACTGGCCAAGCAGCTGGCGCCCATCATGCAGTTCCACCCGGAAGAAAAACACTTTCCGACCAGCATTGAGTACTTCTATAAGCATTCCGTCCTGAAGGACAAAAATGGCAATATTCTCAGATCCTACCCGCAATCGCCTGATCAGTTTGCTCACCTCGCCACCAACAGCGACGACTACCTCGATCTCGACGACAATGCCCGCAACGTGTCCTATAGCGCCCAAGCCCCGCTATATGCGCACGTCGTCCGCTACAACAAGAACGGCACCGACTATCGCGAGGTACAGTACACGATGCTGTTCGCCTACAACGACTGCGAGATGTTCCGTGCGTTCACCTATAAATGGGTCTGGGACAGCTCAACCAAGACCAACTTCGCCTGGTGCAACTTTGGCCGCCACGAAGGCGACTGGGAACACGCCAGCGTCCGTATCAATGCCAAAACCGGCGAGGTGACCGATGTCTATACCAATGCCCACGGCAAGCAGTCGCGCCATGCACCCAAAGACATCAGCTGGAATGGCAACCGTCCGAAGATCTATATCGCCCAGAATGCGCACGGCACCCACCCCAGCTCAGATATCTTCAGCTATGCCACAGTGATCGACTCTGACTGGAGCTGGGCGAGCAGCGGTGTCACCCCGGCTGGGCTACGCGAATTGAAAGTGGTGGATGTCACCGACGATGGCGGCATCAGCTGGGACACCCAAAATGTCGTCCAACTGCTGAACGACCACCCGATCACCAATTACACCGGTCGCTGGGGCCTGCTCAATATGGACAACACCAATGTGAAGATGCCATCACGCAATATTCCCCATGTCAATGATGACCATATGGAAGCTGTCGGGCAGGCGATCATGAAGTACACCAAGCTGCTCAATGATTACAAAGTCGGCACCGGCCCACGCGGCAGCTGGACAACCGGCTGGTGGGATGGCGAAGACAACTGA
- a CDS encoding substrate-binding domain-containing protein, protein MKTPLVRATLIMLLLAPLAKADIAVIVSAKSSAGNLTADQVSQIFLGKSNSFPGGGQAVPVDQSEGAGPREEFYTKVTGKSAAQVKAYWSKLIFSGKGQPPKEIGNDGAVKKLIADNPNMIGYIDKGAVDSSVKVVLSQ, encoded by the coding sequence ATGAAAACCCCATTAGTCCGTGCCACCCTCATCATGCTGCTACTGGCCCCCCTGGCCAAGGCCGACATCGCCGTGATCGTCAGCGCCAAAAGCAGTGCTGGCAATTTGACAGCCGATCAGGTGTCGCAGATTTTCCTTGGCAAATCGAACAGCTTTCCCGGTGGCGGCCAGGCGGTGCCTGTCGATCAATCAGAAGGGGCTGGGCCGCGTGAGGAGTTCTACACCAAGGTGACCGGCAAATCTGCAGCCCAGGTCAAAGCCTATTGGTCCAAGCTGATCTTTTCAGGCAAGGGCCAGCCACCAAAGGAAATCGGCAATGACGGCGCAGTGAAAAAGTTGATTGCCGACAACCCCAACATGATCGGATATATCGATAAAGGAGCGGTGGACAGCAGCGTGAAGGTGGTGCTGTCGCAATAG
- a CDS encoding methyl-accepting chemotaxis protein → MKLLSVLSLRQKILLSQSIAAVFLVIYVAYNFSVSSANTHRLKIIQNDLFPTLEAANNNVALLDNIIGSLNSAVAAGEKEALQAVDEQAKRVRANLDKIKQADTMAGNEPDKLVSEFNAYYDAAAKLSAGMLAGQAPDPAAIKSMGDLLTTYRTHLTAFRDTSYKRFTETVEETTASQQRALFVGVIGALAAIGGGVLFSLVVSFSIKRNVDLVVRSLRDIAQGEGDLTLRIRQYTRDEIGELVKWFNTFIERLHGDIRHVVESVNALSETTDEMSLIASNTDSSITTEKQVIGRVAAQVEGIAQQIDSVAISAASASDAAAVANASAANGLTNIRTTITRINELAQQVNEASTTLKKLESDSQQINVVVDVIKGISSQTNLLALNAAIEAARAGEHGRGFAVVADEVRSMAARTRDSTSQIFEIVSQLQATTASVVDVILASQREAEATVEQVTGSGQTLQEISDKVGTISRMNQTIAQATDQQQQASGQIGTQMDDLHRISAATEDQGKKLAKISSTIKQLTENLREVSGHFKT, encoded by the coding sequence ATGAAGTTACTTTCAGTACTGTCACTGCGTCAGAAGATACTGCTCTCCCAATCCATTGCCGCTGTTTTCCTCGTCATCTATGTCGCCTATAACTTTTCGGTCTCCAGCGCCAACACACACCGGCTCAAAATCATCCAGAACGATCTGTTTCCAACACTGGAGGCGGCCAACAACAATGTGGCCCTGCTCGACAACATCATCGGCTCGCTGAACTCCGCTGTGGCGGCGGGCGAAAAAGAAGCATTGCAGGCGGTGGACGAGCAGGCGAAGCGAGTGCGTGCCAATCTCGACAAGATCAAGCAGGCCGATACGATGGCCGGAAACGAGCCAGATAAATTGGTGTCGGAGTTCAATGCCTACTACGATGCAGCCGCGAAGCTCTCTGCCGGCATGCTGGCGGGACAGGCCCCCGATCCAGCCGCCATCAAGAGCATGGGCGACCTGCTCACCACCTATCGAACCCACCTGACCGCCTTCCGCGATACCAGTTATAAGCGTTTCACCGAGACAGTCGAGGAAACCACAGCATCACAACAGCGAGCGCTGTTCGTTGGGGTGATCGGCGCCCTGGCCGCCATTGGGGGCGGCGTGTTGTTCAGCCTGGTGGTGTCCTTCTCGATCAAGCGGAACGTCGATCTGGTGGTGCGATCGCTGCGTGACATCGCCCAGGGCGAGGGTGATCTGACTTTGCGTATCCGCCAATATACCCGCGATGAAATCGGTGAATTGGTGAAATGGTTCAACACGTTCATCGAACGACTACATGGCGATATCCGTCACGTTGTCGAATCGGTCAACGCATTGAGCGAAACCACAGACGAGATGAGCCTGATCGCCAGCAACACCGACAGCAGCATCACCACCGAGAAACAGGTGATCGGGCGGGTGGCGGCACAAGTCGAGGGCATTGCCCAGCAGATCGACAGCGTGGCAATCAGCGCGGCATCTGCATCTGATGCGGCAGCTGTGGCCAACGCCTCGGCGGCGAATGGGCTCACCAACATCCGCACCACCATCACCCGTATCAACGAGCTGGCACAGCAGGTCAATGAAGCCTCGACAACACTGAAGAAGCTGGAATCAGATAGCCAGCAGATCAATGTGGTGGTCGATGTCATCAAGGGGATCTCGTCGCAAACCAATCTGCTGGCCCTCAATGCCGCCATCGAGGCCGCACGGGCCGGTGAACATGGGCGTGGCTTTGCCGTGGTGGCGGATGAAGTGCGCAGCATGGCCGCCCGCACCCGTGACTCCACCAGCCAGATCTTTGAAATCGTATCGCAACTGCAGGCCACGACCGCATCGGTCGTTGACGTGATCCTGGCCAGCCAACGCGAAGCGGAAGCCACCGTGGAGCAAGTGACCGGATCAGGACAGACCTTGCAGGAAATCTCAGACAAGGTCGGCACCATCAGCCGGATGAATCAGACCATTGCCCAGGCAACTGATCAACAACAGCAGGCGTCGGGGCAGATCGGCACGCAAATGGACGATCTGCATCGGATCTCGGCTGCGACGGAGGATCAGGGCAAGAAGCTGGCAAAGATCAGCAGCACCATCAAGCAACTCACTGAAAATCTGCGTGAGGTTTCGGGGCATTTCAAAACCTAG
- a CDS encoding TetR/AcrR family transcriptional regulator: protein MKFIDILRDLAEEKGVEQVSYGDVAGRAGVPWQTVKRHLGAREHFAELLNNQAEQPNPDARVRILHAAAKVFAEKGYEAASLDLVAAAAGLTKGAIYWHFRNKADLFFALLDSRFRSSVDGLPHQVEQALQHTEPRQGLTSLVSNQWRNGMTDPMWPALFLEFVGQIRDEQVRQHIAKTYDETYSLSSKLLPVLKKGGLAAKDVDDQAMGVMWTALFDGLMIAKLVQRDTLDVERLLPIIVDLIWRGIGPKADVD, encoded by the coding sequence TTGAAATTTATTGACATTCTCAGGGATCTTGCTGAGGAGAAGGGCGTTGAGCAGGTCAGCTATGGCGACGTGGCAGGCCGCGCTGGCGTGCCTTGGCAAACCGTCAAGCGACATCTAGGGGCTCGCGAACATTTTGCCGAACTGTTGAACAATCAGGCTGAGCAACCCAACCCGGACGCACGTGTTCGTATATTGCATGCCGCCGCCAAAGTGTTTGCGGAAAAAGGCTATGAAGCAGCTTCCCTGGACTTGGTCGCTGCTGCGGCAGGCCTGACAAAAGGCGCAATATATTGGCATTTCCGCAACAAAGCGGATTTATTCTTTGCGTTATTGGACAGCCGCTTCCGGTCATCGGTGGATGGTTTGCCACATCAGGTCGAGCAGGCTTTGCAACACACCGAGCCACGGCAGGGGTTGACCTCTCTGGTCTCCAATCAATGGCGCAATGGGATGACCGATCCGATGTGGCCCGCACTGTTCCTTGAGTTCGTGGGCCAGATCCGAGATGAGCAGGTTCGCCAACACATTGCGAAGACCTATGACGAGACTTATTCGCTGTCCAGCAAATTGCTGCCTGTGTTGAAAAAGGGCGGGCTGGCGGCCAAGGATGTTGACGACCAGGCCATGGGCGTCATGTGGACTGCGCTGTTTGACGGCTTGATGATCGCCAAATTGGTGCAACGGGATACGCTGGATGTGGAGCGGTTGCTGCCCATCATTGTCGATCTGATCTGGCGTGGCATTGGCCCGAAGGCTGATGTCGATTGA
- a CDS encoding efflux RND transporter periplasmic adaptor subunit yields MKRSAKIGMLIVLALGIGVGAKVMNGDKDKDKAQAVAEDKKKGKPQPIALLELAEADLFRIQVGEFRRTLVLTGNLKPISETIVNAKQSGPIASVLVREGDAVKQGQLLAIMDDAEVRQRLNERQAQLESFKAEAAYAERNREQNRELMKQAFISQEAFNRIDSDSTVKQAQLKAQIAQLELARKSMRDTKIVSPIQGFVATRDVNPGQDVAPGAKLFSIIDLSQLEYVAQVPASDIASVSVGQTVRLHVDGYSGREFLGKVERINPAAQQGTRSIAVYIRIDNTDNALRTGLFASGELQLDTQDKAIAVPDAAVVLDKGQRYIWVLRQNKLDKAHVEVGARDPRTGKVEVRKGLMAGDAVVLAQLADEARGASVKMATAKP; encoded by the coding sequence ATGAAACGTTCTGCAAAAATAGGCATGCTGATCGTCCTTGCACTCGGTATCGGGGTGGGGGCAAAGGTGATGAATGGCGACAAGGACAAAGACAAGGCTCAGGCCGTTGCCGAGGACAAGAAGAAGGGCAAGCCTCAGCCGATTGCGCTGCTGGAGCTGGCAGAGGCGGATCTGTTCCGCATCCAGGTCGGGGAGTTCCGCCGCACGCTGGTCTTGACCGGCAACCTGAAGCCGATTTCGGAAACCATCGTCAATGCCAAACAAAGTGGCCCGATTGCCAGTGTGCTGGTGCGGGAAGGTGATGCGGTCAAACAAGGGCAGCTGCTTGCCATCATGGATGACGCTGAGGTACGCCAACGCCTGAATGAGCGCCAGGCCCAGCTGGAGAGCTTCAAGGCAGAGGCCGCCTATGCCGAGCGCAATCGTGAGCAGAATCGAGAGCTGATGAAGCAGGCATTCATCTCGCAAGAGGCATTCAACCGTATCGACAGCGACAGTACTGTCAAGCAGGCGCAATTGAAGGCACAGATTGCGCAGCTGGAGCTGGCCCGTAAATCCATGCGTGATACCAAGATCGTATCACCGATCCAAGGCTTTGTTGCTACCCGTGATGTCAACCCTGGCCAGGATGTTGCGCCCGGTGCCAAGCTGTTCAGCATCATTGATCTCTCGCAGCTGGAATATGTCGCGCAGGTACCGGCTTCCGATATCGCATCGGTGTCAGTCGGCCAGACTGTCCGTTTGCATGTGGATGGCTATAGTGGCCGTGAATTCCTCGGCAAAGTCGAGCGGATCAACCCGGCAGCTCAGCAAGGCACCCGCAGCATCGCGGTCTACATCCGCATCGACAATACCGATAATGCGCTACGGACTGGGCTGTTCGCCAGCGGCGAATTACAGCTCGATACGCAGGACAAGGCCATTGCGGTGCCGGATGCGGCTGTGGTGCTCGACAAGGGGCAGCGCTACATCTGGGTTCTGCGTCAGAACAAACTCGACAAGGCACACGTCGAGGTGGGGGCACGTGACCCCCGCACCGGCAAAGTGGAAGTCCGTAAGGGCTTGATGGCCGGGGATGCCGTGGTGCTGGCCCAGCTGGCCGATGAGGCCCGGGGCGCTTCGGTGAAAATGGCCACCGCCAAGCCTTGA
- a CDS encoding efflux RND transporter permease subunit: protein MWLTRISVRNPVFATMLMVALAVLGIIAYFQLRIENLPDVSVPTVIVTADYPGAAPEIVESDVVRPLEEAINGISGIKLLRGRAFEGYAFAVVEFQLETDPQWAIQQVREKVDQVRNTLKKEVKEPKVELAQADDMPVVSLSVTSPVRSHRELTQIADRIVSKRLKSLPGAGKVEVIGGVDRQIRILLQPDSMKALGVSVEDVINTIRQENVEFPLGTVTVGTGDKLVQIRGRLKDAPAFGRLIVVNRGGSVVRLEQVATVVDSQKELESIAYVNGRKAVSVDVRKATGANIVELVDRVRKEMDALHAILPPDVKLQVLSDNTEGIKLMLEDVKRTLLEGALLTIIIVLLFLGSWRSTVITGLTLPVSLVGTFFALQLFGFTINQLTMIAMSLCIGLLIDDAIVVRENISRHAAMGKGRIQAALDGTNEIGMAVVGTTLTIVAVFLPVAFMGGIIGKFFFQFGVAVSAAVLISMLVSFTLDPMLSSVWADPHSHGKAMRGPVGWLLSWFDRKMDALAETYASMIRWALRKRKTTLALAMASFVAAFVILGKVGGEFVPDSDFDFVQMQIETPIGSSLDYTGAKAKQASDAIMTFPEVKQAYVAVAQDSAKNQANLFINLTSRKERKRDHKEMRRLFRERLQQIGGIKVSGGDSNMPIILSIQGGDLDELKRLSEQVMAMLKAIPGAVDVKSSMEEKKPALLVDINRDQAQDLGLNAAQIGTVLRPLLAGQAISTWLGPDGENHDVNVKIPDHLRASLDDLGRLPIASRGNPEQPWMIELGQVAKLREGTSQSQIKRSNQSREVTIVAGVEGRPLGDVVTEMNKGIDKIKWPVGYKIETRGGAQDMQESAHHAGKAMLMAIMFIYAILATQFRSFLQPLAIMSSLPLALIGVALGLFLTNSTLNVMSMIGIIMLMGLVTKNAILLIDFTKQSMEEGMNRAEAIVEAGRIRLRPILMTTAAMVLGMMPVATSKDMGEGYASMANAVIGGVITSTLLTLVVVPVVFTYLDSLGTWVKRKLVSPEEIQSAGEEVCSK, encoded by the coding sequence ATGTGGTTAACCAGAATCAGTGTGCGGAACCCGGTTTTCGCCACCATGTTGATGGTGGCATTGGCGGTGTTGGGCATCATTGCGTATTTCCAGTTGCGGATTGAAAACTTGCCAGATGTGTCAGTGCCAACCGTGATCGTCACCGCAGATTACCCCGGCGCGGCGCCCGAAATCGTCGAGAGCGATGTCGTCCGTCCGTTGGAGGAGGCGATCAATGGCATCTCCGGCATCAAATTGCTGCGGGGTCGGGCATTTGAAGGGTATGCCTTCGCGGTGGTCGAGTTCCAATTGGAAACCGATCCGCAGTGGGCGATCCAGCAGGTGCGCGAGAAGGTGGATCAGGTCCGGAATACGCTGAAGAAAGAGGTCAAGGAGCCCAAGGTCGAATTGGCGCAGGCGGATGACATGCCGGTCGTATCCTTGTCGGTCACCTCGCCAGTCAGGTCGCATCGCGAGTTGACGCAGATCGCGGACCGGATTGTGTCCAAGCGGCTGAAGTCGTTGCCCGGCGCGGGCAAGGTGGAGGTCATCGGTGGCGTGGATCGGCAGATCCGTATTCTGCTGCAGCCAGACAGCATGAAGGCTTTGGGTGTCAGCGTCGAGGATGTCATCAATACCATCCGTCAGGAAAACGTCGAATTCCCGCTGGGCACCGTCACGGTGGGTACGGGGGACAAACTGGTACAGATCCGTGGCCGGTTGAAAGATGCGCCTGCGTTTGGTCGGTTGATCGTTGTCAATCGCGGGGGCTCGGTGGTGCGGTTGGAGCAGGTCGCCACGGTGGTGGACAGCCAGAAGGAACTGGAGTCGATCGCCTATGTCAATGGCCGGAAGGCGGTATCGGTCGATGTCAGGAAGGCAACCGGTGCCAATATCGTTGAGCTGGTGGACCGCGTCCGTAAGGAGATGGATGCCCTGCACGCCATCTTGCCGCCAGATGTCAAATTGCAGGTGCTTTCGGACAACACGGAAGGCATCAAGCTGATGCTGGAAGATGTGAAACGCACACTGCTGGAAGGCGCGTTGCTGACCATCATCATTGTGTTGTTGTTCCTCGGCTCATGGCGCAGCACTGTCATCACCGGCCTGACCCTGCCCGTGTCGCTGGTTGGCACATTCTTCGCGTTGCAGCTGTTCGGTTTCACCATCAACCAGCTGACCATGATCGCCATGTCATTGTGTATCGGTCTGTTGATCGACGATGCCATCGTGGTGCGTGAAAACATCTCCCGGCATGCAGCCATGGGCAAGGGGCGGATACAGGCCGCGCTGGATGGCACCAACGAGATCGGGATGGCGGTGGTCGGTACGACCTTGACCATTGTGGCGGTGTTTTTGCCGGTTGCCTTCATGGGTGGGATCATCGGCAAATTCTTCTTCCAGTTTGGGGTGGCGGTGTCGGCTGCCGTGCTCATCTCCATGCTGGTCAGCTTCACGCTCGACCCAATGCTGTCCAGCGTCTGGGCCGACCCACATAGCCACGGCAAAGCCATGCGTGGGCCGGTGGGCTGGCTGCTGAGCTGGTTTGACCGAAAGATGGACGCGCTGGCCGAGACTTATGCCAGCATGATCCGCTGGGCTTTGCGCAAGCGTAAAACCACACTGGCCTTGGCCATGGCCAGCTTCGTCGCGGCATTTGTCATTCTTGGTAAGGTCGGCGGGGAGTTTGTGCCGGATTCCGACTTTGATTTCGTACAGATGCAGATCGAAACCCCGATCGGCTCCTCGCTGGATTACACCGGTGCCAAGGCCAAGCAGGCATCGGATGCCATCATGACCTTTCCAGAGGTGAAGCAAGCCTATGTCGCGGTGGCGCAGGATTCCGCCAAGAACCAGGCCAATCTGTTCATCAATTTGACATCGCGCAAGGAACGCAAGCGGGATCACAAGGAGATGCGTCGGTTGTTCCGTGAGCGCTTGCAGCAGATCGGTGGTATCAAGGTGTCTGGTGGGGACTCCAATATGCCCATCATCTTGAGTATCCAAGGGGGGGATCTGGACGAACTGAAGCGCTTGTCCGAACAGGTCATGGCGATGCTGAAGGCGATTCCCGGCGCGGTGGATGTCAAGTCGAGCATGGAAGAGAAGAAACCAGCACTGTTGGTGGATATCAACCGTGATCAGGCGCAGGATCTGGGGCTGAATGCCGCACAGATCGGCACTGTGCTACGCCCCTTGCTGGCTGGGCAGGCGATCAGCACCTGGCTGGGCCCGGATGGTGAGAATCACGACGTGAACGTCAAGATCCCAGACCACCTGCGTGCCTCGCTGGATGATCTGGGGCGCTTGCCGATCGCCAGTCGTGGCAATCCGGAACAGCCTTGGATGATCGAGCTGGGCCAAGTGGCCAAGCTGCGTGAAGGCACCTCACAAAGCCAGATCAAGCGCTCCAACCAGTCGCGTGAAGTGACTATCGTGGCCGGGGTGGAAGGGCGGCCTCTGGGTGATGTGGTGACGGAGATGAATAAAGGTATCGACAAGATCAAGTGGCCGGTTGGCTATAAGATCGAGACGCGTGGCGGTGCGCAGGATATGCAGGAATCCGCTCATCACGCCGGCAAGGCGATGTTGATGGCGATCATGTTCATCTATGCCATTCTGGCCACCCAGTTCCGTAGCTTCCTGCAACCATTGGCCATCATGTCATCTCTACCGCTGGCCTTGATCGGCGTGGCGCTGGGGTTGTTCCTCACCAACAGCACGTTGAATGTGATGTCGATGATTGGGATCATCATGCTGATGGGGCTGGTGACCAAGAATGCCATTCTGCTGATCGATTTCACCAAGCAATCGATGGAGGAGGGCATGAACAGAGCGGAGGCGATAGTCGAGGCTGGGCGTATCCGTCTGCGTCCAATCTTGATGACCACTGCCGCCATGGTGTTGGGCATGATGCCGGTGGCAACCAGCAAGGACATGGGCGAGGGGTATGCTTCGATGGCCAACGCCGTGATCGGTGGGGTGATCACCTCAACTTTGCTGACCTTGGTTGTGGTGCCGGTGGTCTTTACATATCTTGACTCCCTCGGCACCTGGGTCAAACGCAAATTGGTCAGCCCCGAGGAGATTCAATCCGCAGGTGAGGAAGTATGTTCGAAGTAA
- a CDS encoding GAF domain-containing protein, whose protein sequence is MFEVITTHEIDAVDYDSLASQLTGLLSGERNFVANSAQFSAFIYQALPVLNWAGFYFYDGQELVLGPFQGKVACVRIPLGRGVCGTSAQQRQTIRVPDVHAFDGHIACDSASNAEIVLPIIKDGQLVGVLDIDSPLKDRFSEHDQAGLERLLGIYLDGTDFPM, encoded by the coding sequence ATGTTCGAAGTAATCACAACCCATGAAATCGATGCGGTTGACTATGACAGCCTGGCATCGCAATTGACAGGTCTGCTGTCAGGCGAGCGTAACTTTGTGGCGAACAGTGCCCAGTTCTCGGCGTTCATCTACCAGGCCCTGCCAGTGCTGAATTGGGCAGGGTTCTATTTCTATGATGGACAAGAGCTGGTGCTGGGGCCATTTCAAGGTAAGGTGGCATGCGTTCGCATCCCACTGGGGCGCGGTGTGTGTGGTACCAGCGCCCAGCAGCGCCAGACAATACGGGTGCCGGACGTGCATGCCTTTGACGGTCATATCGCATGTGATAGCGCATCCAACGCCGAAATCGTACTGCCCATCATCAAAGATGGGCAGTTGGTGGGGGTGTTGGATATCGACAGCCCGTTGAAAGATCGCTTCAGCGAGCACGATCAAGCGGGGCTGGAAAGGCTGCTGGGCATCTATCTGGACGGAACTGATTTCCCGATGTGA
- the pstB gene encoding phosphate ABC transporter ATP-binding protein PstB has translation MRREFVMTQQTLSTVKLSIRNLNFYYGNFHALKNINLDIETQRVTAFIGPSGCGKSTLLRTLNRMYELYPKLRAEGEIMLHGQNILDKGVDLNLLRARIGMVFQKPTPFPMSIYDNIAFGVKLYEKLSKSDMDDRIEWALRKAALWDEVKDKLKQSGNGLSGGQQQRLCIARAIAVKPEVLLLDEPTSALDPISTAHIEELIHELKNDYTIVIVTHNMQQAARVSDYTAYMYLGELIEYGDTNEIFTKPKKKATEDYITGKFG, from the coding sequence ATGCGTAGAGAATTCGTCATGACCCAGCAAACGCTCAGCACCGTGAAATTGTCCATCCGGAATCTCAATTTCTACTACGGCAATTTCCATGCGCTGAAGAACATCAACCTCGACATCGAAACACAACGAGTGACCGCGTTCATCGGCCCATCTGGTTGTGGTAAATCCACTTTGTTGAGAACCCTCAACCGGATGTATGAGCTTTACCCCAAATTACGGGCAGAGGGCGAGATCATGCTGCATGGTCAGAACATTCTGGACAAGGGTGTAGACCTGAACTTGCTGCGCGCCCGGATCGGCATGGTGTTTCAAAAGCCCACGCCCTTTCCGATGTCGATCTACGACAATATTGCATTTGGCGTGAAGCTCTATGAAAAGCTCAGCAAGAGCGACATGGATGACCGTATTGAGTGGGCCCTGCGGAAAGCCGCGCTGTGGGATGAGGTCAAAGACAAGCTGAAGCAAAGCGGCAATGGCTTGTCTGGTGGCCAGCAGCAGCGGCTGTGCATTGCCCGCGCGATTGCGGTGAAGCCTGAAGTTCTGCTGCTGGACGAGCCGACCTCTGCGCTGGACCCGATCTCGACCGCCCATATCGAAGAGTTGATCCACGAGTTGAAGAACGATTACACCATCGTGATCGTGACCCACAATATGCAACAGGCGGCTCGTGTATCTGACTACACCGCGTATATGTACCTGGGTGAGTTGATCGAGTATGGCGATACCAATGAGATCTTCACCAAGCCGAAGAAGAAGGCAACGGAAGATTACATCACCGGTAAGTTTGGCTGA
- the pstA gene encoding phosphate ABC transporter permease PstA encodes MNKTIYAKRRFINSFNIVMSVLTMGFGLFWLAWILITLFQHGFDAISIAMFTQMTPPPGSAGGLLNAIFGSLLMALFGTLIGTPIGILAGTYLAEFGERGWLAPTTRFINDILLSAPSIVIGLFVYTIYVAKVKHFSGWAGALALSLIVIPVVVRTTENMLRLVPNSLREAAAALGAPQWKVITFVTLKASRAGILTGILLAVARISGETAPLLFTALNNQFWSMNMNAPMANLPVVIFQFAMSPYEDWQKLAWGGALLITVSVLALNILARSLFRQKSN; translated from the coding sequence ATGAATAAGACTATTTACGCGAAGCGCCGTTTCATCAACTCGTTCAACATCGTCATGTCGGTTCTGACCATGGGGTTTGGGTTGTTCTGGCTGGCGTGGATTCTCATCACGCTGTTCCAACATGGCTTTGATGCCATCTCCATCGCCATGTTCACGCAAATGACACCCCCACCAGGCTCAGCCGGGGGGCTGTTGAACGCGATCTTCGGCAGCTTGCTCATGGCACTGTTCGGCACGCTGATCGGTACGCCGATCGGCATTCTGGCCGGCACCTACCTGGCTGAATTCGGTGAACGAGGCTGGCTGGCCCCTACCACCCGATTCATCAATGACATTTTGCTGTCCGCGCCATCCATCGTCATCGGCCTGTTCGTCTATACGATCTATGTGGCGAAGGTAAAGCACTTCTCGGGTTGGGCGGGTGCATTGGCACTGAGCCTGATTGTGATTCCCGTTGTGGTGCGCACCACCGAGAACATGCTGCGCCTGGTTCCCAACAGTCTGCGTGAAGCTGCCGCTGCGCTGGGTGCGCCACAGTGGAAGGTGATCACCTTTGTTACGCTGAAGGCCTCACGAGCAGGGATTCTGACTGGCATTCTGCTGGCTGTGGCCCGCATCAGCGGCGAGACAGCACCGTTACTGTTCACTGCACTGAACAATCAGTTCTGGAGCATGAACATGAATGCGCCAATGGCCAATTTGCCGGTGGTGATCTTCCAATTTGCGATGAGTCCCTACGAAGATTGGCAGAAACTGGCCTGGGGCGGCGCCCTGTTGATTACCGTCAGCGTATTGGCTCTGAATATTCTGGCCCGTTCGCTATTTAGACAAAAATCCAATTGA